A genomic segment from Lignipirellula cremea encodes:
- a CDS encoding sugar phosphate isomerase/epimerase family protein translates to MIDFGRIPRRGFLQGAAAFCAAQPLLALGAEKPATLQGRLYKTLKIGMVKTPGTLVEKFAAVKEAGFQGIELNAPGYDPKEVRHAIAETGLPVDGTVCASHWSVRHTDPDPAVRAAALKDLQQAIRDTHAVGGNTVLLVVGRGSDGPEKEIWPRSVDNISQALPLAAELGVYIAIENVWNQFLYDHEGDSNQTADKFVQYVDDFNSPWVGMQFDIGNHWKYGDAGGWIRTFGRRIVKLDLKGFSRKENRFTKIGEGDLDWAGVRAALLEINYTGWAAAEVGGGDLERLKEVSANMDVAFGLT, encoded by the coding sequence ATGATTGATTTCGGCCGCATTCCGCGTCGCGGTTTTCTGCAGGGCGCCGCTGCCTTTTGTGCCGCGCAGCCGTTACTTGCGCTGGGCGCCGAAAAGCCTGCGACCCTGCAGGGTCGGTTGTATAAAACGCTGAAGATCGGCATGGTCAAGACGCCCGGCACGCTGGTGGAAAAATTCGCCGCCGTGAAAGAAGCCGGCTTCCAGGGCATTGAACTCAACGCGCCCGGTTACGACCCGAAGGAAGTGCGCCACGCGATCGCCGAAACCGGTTTGCCGGTCGACGGCACGGTCTGCGCTTCGCACTGGAGCGTCCGCCACACCGATCCCGATCCGGCCGTGCGTGCGGCCGCCCTCAAGGATCTGCAGCAGGCGATTCGCGATACGCACGCCGTGGGCGGCAACACGGTGCTGCTGGTCGTGGGCCGCGGCAGCGATGGTCCAGAAAAAGAGATCTGGCCGCGTTCGGTCGACAACATTTCCCAGGCCTTGCCGCTGGCCGCCGAACTGGGCGTGTACATCGCCATTGAGAACGTCTGGAACCAGTTCCTGTACGACCATGAAGGCGATTCCAACCAGACGGCCGACAAGTTCGTGCAGTATGTCGACGATTTCAATTCGCCCTGGGTTGGCATGCAGTTCGACATTGGCAACCACTGGAAGTACGGCGACGCCGGCGGCTGGATCCGCACTTTCGGACGGCGGATCGTCAAGCTGGATCTCAAAGGCTTCTCCCGGAAAGAGAACCGCTTCACCAAAATCGGCGAAGGCGATCTCGACTGGGCCGGCGTCCGGGCCGCACTCCTGGAGATCAACTACACCGGCTGGGCCGCAGCCGAAGTCGGCGGCGGCGATCTGGAACGCCTGAAAGAAGTCTCCGCCAACATGGACGTCGCCTTCGGACTGACCTGA
- a CDS encoding peroxiredoxin — MKRIACWLLAGLMFGALAAPAGLSAAEPLKVGDMAPDFELQASDGNTYKLSDFNGKKVVVVAWFPRAFTGGCTKECISFRESGEKMKQFQVAYFTASTDAVKKNTEFAESLKLDYPILSDPNGVTASAYGIYNAGRNAAARTTFIIGKDGTILDIDSKVNTAQHASDVAAKLTELGVDKN; from the coding sequence ATGAAACGTATCGCATGCTGGCTGCTAGCAGGTTTGATGTTTGGCGCCCTGGCGGCCCCGGCCGGTTTGTCGGCGGCCGAGCCGCTGAAAGTCGGCGACATGGCCCCCGACTTTGAACTGCAGGCCAGCGACGGCAACACCTACAAGCTGTCGGATTTCAACGGCAAAAAAGTCGTGGTCGTCGCCTGGTTCCCGCGGGCGTTCACCGGCGGTTGCACCAAGGAATGCATCTCGTTCCGTGAAAGCGGTGAAAAGATGAAGCAGTTCCAGGTGGCCTACTTTACCGCCAGCACCGACGCCGTGAAAAAGAACACCGAGTTCGCCGAATCGCTCAAGCTGGACTACCCGATCCTGTCGGATCCCAACGGCGTGACCGCCTCGGCCTACGGTATTTATAACGCCGGTCGCAATGCGGCTGCGCGAACGACCTTCATCATCGGCAAGGACGGCACGATTCTCGATATCGACAGCAAGGTCAACACGGCCCAGCATGCTTCCGATGTGGCCGCCAAACTGACGGAACTCGGCGTCGACAAGAACTAG
- a CDS encoding ATP-binding protein: MILHSTPLSAYLKSTELVFELENDPALIQPLINQIQQQTGQMVDCRDDRWQMQFQVALEEAVTNAMLHGNLEISSSVREEMDGSVVELMKHRNSVTPFCDRRLTVRVNIAPDRVLVEIQDQGPGFDVSSLPNPTEDDFLERAHGRGVMLMRAFMDEVNFNACGNQVTLIKRP, from the coding sequence ATGATCCTGCATTCCACGCCTCTTTCCGCTTACCTGAAGTCCACGGAGCTTGTCTTTGAACTGGAAAATGACCCGGCGCTGATCCAGCCGCTGATCAACCAGATCCAGCAGCAGACCGGCCAGATGGTCGACTGCCGCGACGACCGCTGGCAGATGCAGTTCCAGGTCGCCCTGGAAGAGGCCGTCACCAACGCCATGCTGCACGGCAACCTGGAAATCTCTTCCAGCGTGCGCGAGGAGATGGACGGCTCTGTCGTGGAGCTCATGAAGCACCGCAACTCGGTCACGCCGTTTTGCGATCGCCGGCTGACGGTCCGCGTGAACATCGCCCCCGACCGCGTGCTGGTCGAGATCCAGGACCAGGGCCCCGGCTTTGACGTTTCCAGCCTGCCCAACCCGACCGAAGACGACTTCCTGGAACGGGCCCACGGACGCGGCGTCATGCTGATGCGGGCCTTCATGGATGAAGTGAACTTCAACGCCTGCGGCAACCAGGTCACGCTCATCAAACGCCCCTGA
- a CDS encoding CRTAC1 family protein, with amino-acid sequence MSREIFIGKRIALHAGLLLLGWATLATAADPFQFRDVASEVGLTKPLQGMMAHAAAWGDVDQDGKLDLFVGSFADRKIEIYQAGGATGPVPNQLLMQRDGKFVAVKNADVAWMGRATGAAFADFDNDGWNDLYVTNNGKLGKENLLYRNNKGKLELATDETGAPLELPETARGFAVLDFNGDGLLDLFVVATVNSGEASKLFQNMGEMKFKLSKALPADVVGLGVAVGDLTGNGWPDVYVGGSNRLFINRGRGRYREATEFQLGDVFKAEDAADSCGVAMGDFDRDGQLDIVVGTHTKRPWGDPVAVRLLRNAGSTVDAVQLVDVTKQVGLKPLPMKAPHVEIRDFDNDGWPEIYTSIVTFEGGRSYPEIFKNHGAKGNKLPQFEETAFIHQPKYPEQEDFHPGMSTGGFYEQLAAGGKVMYHAPGPSSDYDNDGRLDLLLPSWFSTRSTQLLRNETPSGGYVDVEVIGADGINRNGVGAVVRAYPAGQALTRNGAMVASEQIAIGYGYASGQAPVAHLGLGDLKACDLIVTLPHGKGQIIKRNVPANTRLKIDASEAARQASLAAMQWPPMIAGASNGVATVSGPALLKIPPQVAAEMKEVEGYAPFVMAKTPPKVEVQFPQNLGEGPLTRRLWSSWGDICLASDGSVYIGIGDHHHDSLGDGRCFIYRWDPKTRLLTQIVDMNQVVLPQPGQPAWSKVHAKIDEGPDGKIYFCCTLNAGNDAGNPKYQWTERLPGAQIYQYDPETGKTIVFANMPPKRCTATSLYDAERKTWWCNLEAGKGDALYGLNLETGKLVYQGVDGEVGFNRNFALGAEGQIYFNGPAGNLQRLDPATKKTTDLKFSFPDESPGMRASTGESKRGEIYGATYRTSQLFSLNTKTNKVKMLGPTWGVGEYTTMMLLSPDEKYVYYLPGAHGQAFRYGTPVVQYEIATGVRKVLAFLAPAMEEQIDYVPGGTYGVKISDDGSTLYVNFNGHPADAIRPAMMRPIGFGLCSFAVINIPASER; translated from the coding sequence GTGTCCAGGGAAATATTCATCGGCAAACGCATTGCTTTGCATGCCGGTTTGCTGTTGCTGGGTTGGGCGACGCTGGCGACGGCGGCTGATCCTTTCCAGTTTCGTGATGTGGCGTCGGAGGTCGGTCTGACGAAACCGCTGCAGGGGATGATGGCCCATGCGGCCGCCTGGGGCGATGTCGACCAGGACGGCAAGCTCGACCTGTTTGTCGGCTCCTTCGCTGATCGCAAGATCGAAATCTACCAGGCCGGCGGCGCGACCGGACCGGTGCCGAACCAGCTGCTGATGCAACGGGACGGCAAGTTCGTCGCCGTCAAGAACGCCGATGTCGCCTGGATGGGCCGGGCCACGGGAGCCGCCTTTGCGGACTTTGATAATGACGGCTGGAACGATCTGTACGTCACCAATAACGGCAAGCTCGGCAAAGAGAACCTGCTGTACCGGAACAACAAAGGGAAGCTGGAACTGGCCACCGATGAGACGGGCGCCCCGCTGGAATTGCCGGAAACGGCCCGCGGTTTCGCCGTGCTCGACTTCAACGGCGACGGGTTGCTCGATCTGTTTGTGGTGGCCACGGTCAACAGCGGCGAAGCCTCGAAGCTGTTCCAGAACATGGGCGAAATGAAGTTCAAGCTGTCCAAAGCGCTGCCGGCCGATGTGGTCGGCCTGGGCGTGGCGGTCGGCGATCTGACCGGCAACGGCTGGCCCGATGTGTATGTGGGCGGCTCCAACCGGCTGTTCATCAATCGCGGTCGCGGCCGCTATCGCGAAGCGACCGAGTTCCAGCTGGGCGATGTCTTCAAGGCAGAAGACGCCGCCGACAGTTGCGGCGTCGCCATGGGCGACTTCGATCGTGACGGCCAGCTGGATATCGTCGTCGGCACCCACACCAAGCGTCCCTGGGGCGACCCGGTCGCCGTCCGTCTGCTCCGCAATGCGGGCTCCACTGTCGATGCGGTGCAACTGGTCGATGTAACGAAGCAGGTCGGCCTCAAACCGTTGCCGATGAAGGCTCCCCATGTGGAGATTCGCGACTTTGACAACGACGGCTGGCCCGAGATTTACACTTCGATTGTGACGTTCGAAGGCGGCCGCTCCTATCCTGAGATCTTCAAGAACCACGGCGCCAAAGGGAACAAGTTGCCGCAGTTTGAAGAAACGGCGTTTATCCATCAGCCCAAGTATCCCGAACAGGAAGACTTCCACCCGGGCATGTCGACGGGCGGCTTTTACGAGCAGCTGGCCGCCGGCGGCAAGGTGATGTACCACGCCCCCGGGCCGTCCAGCGATTACGACAACGACGGCCGCCTGGACCTGCTGCTGCCCAGTTGGTTCTCCACCCGCAGCACACAGTTGCTGCGCAATGAAACGCCCAGCGGCGGTTATGTCGATGTCGAAGTGATCGGCGCCGACGGGATCAACCGGAACGGCGTGGGTGCTGTTGTCCGGGCGTATCCGGCCGGCCAGGCTTTGACCAGGAACGGGGCCATGGTGGCCTCGGAGCAGATCGCCATCGGTTACGGTTATGCCTCGGGCCAGGCGCCCGTCGCGCATCTGGGACTGGGCGATCTCAAGGCGTGCGATCTGATCGTCACCCTGCCGCACGGCAAGGGACAGATCATCAAGCGGAACGTGCCGGCCAACACGCGGCTGAAGATTGATGCGTCCGAAGCGGCCCGCCAGGCGTCGCTGGCCGCCATGCAGTGGCCGCCGATGATTGCCGGCGCTTCCAACGGAGTGGCGACCGTTTCTGGCCCCGCCCTGCTGAAGATCCCGCCGCAGGTGGCCGCCGAAATGAAAGAGGTCGAAGGCTACGCGCCGTTCGTGATGGCGAAAACGCCGCCCAAGGTCGAGGTGCAGTTCCCGCAGAACCTGGGCGAAGGCCCGCTCACCCGACGGCTGTGGTCTTCGTGGGGCGATATCTGCCTGGCCAGCGACGGCAGCGTTTACATCGGCATTGGCGATCATCACCACGATTCGCTGGGCGACGGTCGCTGCTTCATCTATCGCTGGGACCCGAAGACCCGTCTGCTGACGCAGATTGTCGACATGAATCAGGTCGTCCTGCCGCAACCGGGCCAGCCAGCCTGGTCGAAGGTCCACGCCAAGATTGATGAAGGTCCCGACGGCAAGATTTACTTCTGCTGCACGCTCAACGCAGGCAACGACGCCGGCAATCCGAAGTACCAGTGGACGGAACGCCTGCCCGGCGCGCAGATCTATCAGTACGATCCGGAAACCGGCAAGACGATCGTCTTTGCGAACATGCCGCCCAAACGCTGTACAGCCACTTCGCTGTACGACGCGGAGCGGAAAACCTGGTGGTGCAATCTGGAGGCCGGCAAAGGCGACGCCCTGTACGGGCTGAACCTGGAAACGGGCAAGCTGGTGTACCAGGGCGTCGACGGCGAAGTCGGCTTCAACCGGAACTTCGCCCTGGGCGCCGAGGGCCAGATCTACTTCAACGGCCCCGCAGGCAACCTGCAGCGGCTGGATCCGGCGACCAAGAAAACGACCGACCTGAAGTTTTCCTTCCCCGACGAATCTCCCGGCATGCGGGCCTCGACGGGCGAATCGAAGCGGGGCGAGATCTATGGCGCCACCTACCGCACCAGCCAGCTGTTTTCCCTGAATACGAAGACCAACAAGGTGAAAATGCTGGGGCCGACCTGGGGCGTGGGAGAGTACACCACGATGATGCTGCTCTCGCCCGATGAGAAGTATGTGTACTACCTGCCGGGCGCCCATGGCCAGGCGTTCCGTTACGGCACGCCAGTGGTGCAGTACGAGATCGCCACAGGCGTGCGGAAGGTGCTGGCGTTTCTGGCTCCGGCGATGGAAGAGCAGATCGACTACGTGCCGGGCGGAACGTACGGCGTGAAGATCAGCGACGACGGCAGCACGCTGTACGTCAACTTCAACGGTCACCCTGCCGATGCGATTCGTCCGGCCATGATGCGGCCGATCGGCTTCGGGCTATGCAGCTTCGCCGTGATCAACATCCCGGCCTCAGAGCGGTAA
- a CDS encoding LysR family transcriptional regulator: MAKKKRSNSNEVRLQQLRSFCETARLGSLTAAAHALGLTQPTIGEQVHALEREFQAQLVEPHGRGCRLTESGRILAELATPLLAGIDSLKASFREASDQQGSRLTIASSPRTLAEDILDCLPSFERDFPTAQVSCLEMWTESVVESVRSGKAHLGLTLSAAIDRSCRLIEVEPGYELDLLLVTPKKHPLARRRTLRLEEIAEFPIVNGRDSVFDPAISEALIKADVFKRHPSRVEATYTAAVRRFVSRGFGVGFVFGLPGQPVEEGLSERSLSRLVGRTRIDLVWRRGAIAPRYARDFADSLKQSMAEKRASAEKEM, encoded by the coding sequence ATGGCCAAGAAGAAGCGATCCAATTCGAACGAAGTGCGGCTGCAGCAGTTGCGCAGCTTTTGCGAAACGGCCAGGCTGGGCAGCCTGACCGCGGCCGCCCATGCGCTCGGATTGACCCAGCCGACGATTGGCGAACAGGTGCACGCGCTGGAACGGGAGTTCCAGGCGCAGCTGGTGGAGCCGCATGGCCGGGGCTGCCGGCTGACCGAGTCGGGCCGGATCCTGGCGGAGCTGGCGACGCCTTTGCTGGCCGGCATTGATTCTTTGAAGGCCAGTTTTCGCGAGGCGTCGGACCAGCAGGGATCACGGCTGACGATCGCCAGCTCTCCTCGCACGCTGGCAGAGGATATTCTCGACTGCCTGCCGTCGTTCGAACGGGACTTTCCGACGGCGCAGGTGAGTTGCCTGGAGATGTGGACCGAGAGCGTCGTCGAGTCGGTGCGCTCGGGCAAGGCCCATCTGGGATTAACGCTGAGCGCCGCCATTGATCGCAGCTGCCGCCTGATTGAAGTAGAGCCCGGCTATGAGCTGGACCTGCTGCTGGTCACGCCGAAGAAGCATCCTCTGGCCCGCCGCCGCACGCTGCGCCTGGAGGAGATCGCCGAGTTTCCGATTGTGAACGGACGGGATTCGGTCTTTGATCCGGCGATCAGCGAAGCGTTGATCAAGGCCGATGTGTTCAAACGCCATCCAAGCCGAGTGGAAGCGACGTACACCGCCGCGGTGCGGCGATTTGTCAGCCGCGGTTTTGGCGTCGGCTTTGTCTTCGGCCTGCCGGGCCAGCCGGTGGAAGAAGGGCTGAGCGAACGCTCGCTCAGTCGCCTGGTCGGCCGCACGCGGATTGATCTGGTCTGGCGTCGGGGAGCGATCGCGCCCCGCTACGCCCGCGACTTCGCCGACAGTTTAAAGCAGTCGATGGCCGAGAAACGGGCGAGTGCGGAGAAAGAGATGTAG
- a CDS encoding creatininase family protein codes for MTRSPEVLLRKLTRREFRQRMDSGELQGCIIPIGAIEQHLEHLAMEHDWRSVSVVAEGIARRMAPRVLVAEGLMVGVSEHHMNHRGTLTLRPGTFLNVLEDLIESVVRAGFTNVLVLNGHGGNIQPVQAVWQQFVRRFPVNLQFLSYFATLDETDAADLLQGGKTCPKHLPGHAQEFETSIALAAFPENVRPDAMADQPDQAPALATADQGQQFLERIEDRVSKHLEAMLSGESVEPIPPMYP; via the coding sequence ATGACCCGATCGCCTGAAGTGCTGTTGCGAAAACTGACTCGCCGGGAGTTCCGCCAAAGAATGGACAGCGGCGAACTCCAGGGCTGTATCATTCCCATCGGCGCGATTGAACAGCATCTGGAACACCTGGCGATGGAGCATGACTGGCGGAGCGTCAGCGTGGTGGCCGAAGGGATCGCCCGGCGGATGGCGCCGAGAGTGCTGGTCGCCGAAGGGTTGATGGTCGGCGTCAGCGAGCATCATATGAATCACCGCGGCACCTTGACGCTGCGTCCCGGCACCTTTTTGAATGTGCTTGAGGATCTGATTGAGAGCGTGGTCCGGGCTGGTTTTACCAATGTGCTGGTGCTCAACGGCCACGGCGGCAATATCCAACCGGTCCAGGCCGTCTGGCAGCAGTTTGTGCGGCGGTTCCCAGTGAACCTGCAGTTCCTGTCCTACTTCGCCACGCTGGATGAGACCGACGCGGCTGACCTGCTGCAGGGCGGCAAAACTTGCCCCAAGCATCTGCCCGGTCATGCGCAAGAGTTTGAAACCTCGATCGCACTGGCTGCCTTCCCCGAGAACGTTCGTCCCGACGCAATGGCCGACCAGCCGGACCAGGCGCCCGCGCTGGCGACGGCCGACCAGGGCCAGCAGTTTCTCGAGCGGATTGAGGACCGCGTGTCGAAGCACCTGGAAGCCATGCTGAGCGGGGAGTCGGTCGAGCCGATCCCGCCCATGTATCCGTAG
- a CDS encoding PQQ-dependent sugar dehydrogenase has product MRQYTRRIAYRPALWFLLALLTGSPAAALAQPTAPPEPPLLGVKRQTPWTGSKFIGSPDTPPQYTVRRDYPGLELENPVALAVLPGSDRLVAVEMRGKVVSFPDDPAVTSSDLLINLAQFEGHHRTYGIAFHPQFAKNGYVFLCYVTKPFGPGGSRVSRFQVKPTDPPTIDPASETIIYTWPSGGHNGGCLEFGPDGYLYITTGDGQNPFPPDALHVGQNIGDVRSSLLRIDVDHADAGKQYAIPADNPFLNTPGARPEIWAYGFRNPWKIAFDPATGDLWMGDVGWELWELVHRIERGGNYGWSIKEGEQPVNTEAPVGPTPLIPPLVALPHTVSRSVSGGVVYRGKQLPALQGSYIYGDHVTGKIWGVKVENGQPVNQDLADSPLAVVGFGTDTRGELLAIDYNSGGLFRLEPSPAQANANFPQRLSESGLFAATPAREPARGVLPYQLNAEPWADGAQAERLLAVPGNEQLDLYLKSDVQQGRVAGQWSFPDNAVLAKTLSLPLARSGETDPSRPQAWRPVETQVLHRDAGVWKAYTYRWNEEATDAELVPPGGVEALYEVLDPTATDGRRQQAWHFASRTECIVCHTTRAGSIHGLNPDQLAGQSIDMLKKLETSGLLMHPAARPEPYPASFDEELPLEARARGYLHINCAHCHRRGGGGNAPFELRRELALADTGIVGERPSQGTFGIFQGEVLAPGEPERSVLLYRMSKLGPGRMPHAGSTRFDHRGTALIHDWIASLPAEPNAPAAALAARNTAALERLEKSAADAPGDPTAIDELLATVSGATQLMWAIERDRLPPPVREAAIAAAVAHASPAVRDLFEHFLPEEQRVKRLGNAIDPAAILAMPGDASRGRTLFFETTGVSCKSCHRIAGQGGQVGPDLTQVGKRLTAPKILESLLEPSREIDPKFVAWLVETSDGKVRQGLLKERTDERIVLIDSQGKELAINIADTEVIAPQQKSLMPDLLLKDLTAEQAADLLAYLKSLRDPTP; this is encoded by the coding sequence ATGCGGCAATACACTCGCAGAATCGCTTACCGGCCCGCTCTTTGGTTCCTCCTGGCTCTTCTGACAGGATCGCCTGCTGCCGCCCTGGCCCAGCCGACCGCGCCGCCGGAACCGCCCCTGCTGGGCGTGAAACGACAAACGCCCTGGACCGGATCGAAGTTTATCGGCTCCCCCGATACGCCGCCGCAGTACACGGTCCGGCGGGACTATCCGGGCCTGGAACTGGAGAACCCGGTCGCCCTGGCCGTGTTGCCGGGAAGCGACCGACTGGTTGCGGTGGAAATGCGCGGCAAGGTCGTGTCGTTCCCCGACGATCCCGCCGTGACGTCGTCCGACCTGCTGATCAACCTGGCGCAGTTCGAAGGCCATCATCGGACTTACGGCATCGCCTTTCATCCGCAGTTCGCCAAAAACGGATATGTCTTTCTGTGTTACGTGACGAAACCGTTCGGCCCGGGCGGCTCGCGCGTTTCCCGTTTCCAGGTCAAGCCGACCGATCCGCCGACCATTGATCCGGCCAGCGAAACGATCATCTACACCTGGCCCTCCGGCGGGCATAACGGCGGCTGCCTGGAGTTTGGCCCCGACGGCTATCTGTATATCACCACCGGCGACGGGCAGAATCCGTTCCCGCCCGACGCCCTGCACGTGGGACAGAATATCGGCGACGTCCGCTCCAGCCTGCTCCGCATCGATGTCGACCATGCCGACGCCGGGAAGCAGTACGCCATTCCCGCTGACAACCCGTTCCTCAACACGCCCGGCGCCAGGCCGGAGATCTGGGCTTATGGCTTTCGCAACCCGTGGAAGATCGCCTTTGACCCGGCGACCGGCGACCTGTGGATGGGCGATGTGGGCTGGGAACTGTGGGAGCTGGTCCATCGCATTGAACGCGGCGGCAACTACGGCTGGAGCATCAAAGAGGGGGAGCAGCCCGTCAACACCGAGGCGCCCGTCGGACCGACGCCGTTGATCCCGCCGCTGGTCGCCCTGCCGCATACGGTGTCACGTTCTGTCAGTGGCGGCGTGGTCTACCGCGGCAAGCAGCTGCCGGCCCTGCAGGGGTCGTACATTTACGGCGACCATGTCACGGGGAAAATCTGGGGCGTCAAAGTCGAGAACGGGCAGCCCGTCAACCAGGACCTGGCCGACTCACCGCTGGCCGTCGTCGGTTTTGGAACCGATACCCGCGGCGAACTGCTGGCCATTGATTACAACAGCGGCGGCCTGTTCCGACTGGAGCCGTCCCCGGCCCAGGCGAATGCGAACTTCCCGCAGCGGCTCAGCGAATCGGGCCTGTTCGCCGCGACTCCCGCCCGGGAGCCGGCCCGGGGCGTGCTGCCGTATCAACTCAACGCTGAACCGTGGGCCGATGGAGCCCAGGCCGAACGCCTGCTGGCGGTTCCCGGCAACGAGCAGCTCGACCTGTATCTCAAAAGCGATGTGCAGCAAGGCCGCGTCGCCGGCCAGTGGAGCTTCCCCGATAACGCCGTGCTGGCGAAAACGCTGTCGCTGCCGCTGGCCCGCTCGGGCGAAACCGACCCGTCCCGGCCGCAAGCCTGGCGCCCTGTGGAAACACAAGTACTGCATCGCGACGCGGGCGTCTGGAAGGCTTACACCTATCGCTGGAACGAGGAGGCGACCGACGCAGAACTCGTCCCGCCCGGCGGCGTGGAAGCGCTCTACGAAGTGCTGGATCCGACCGCCACCGATGGACGCCGGCAGCAAGCCTGGCATTTTGCCAGCCGCACCGAATGCATCGTCTGCCACACCACGCGGGCGGGCTCTATCCATGGCCTTAACCCCGACCAGCTCGCCGGCCAGTCGATCGACATGCTCAAAAAACTGGAAACCAGCGGCCTGCTGATGCATCCGGCCGCCCGCCCCGAACCGTACCCGGCTTCGTTCGACGAAGAGCTGCCGCTGGAAGCCCGGGCCCGCGGTTACTTGCACATCAACTGCGCCCATTGCCATCGCCGCGGCGGCGGCGGTAACGCCCCGTTTGAATTGCGACGCGAACTGGCGCTGGCCGATACAGGCATCGTCGGCGAGCGGCCCAGCCAGGGGACGTTCGGCATTTTCCAGGGCGAAGTCCTGGCGCCGGGGGAACCGGAGCGGTCCGTCCTGCTGTACCGCATGTCAAAGCTGGGACCCGGCCGCATGCCGCACGCCGGCTCGACCCGTTTTGATCATCGCGGCACGGCCCTGATTCACGACTGGATCGCCAGCCTGCCTGCCGAACCTAACGCACCCGCCGCCGCGCTGGCCGCCCGGAATACGGCCGCGCTGGAACGGCTGGAGAAGTCCGCCGCAGACGCCCCCGGCGACCCGACTGCAATCGACGAACTGCTGGCGACCGTCAGCGGAGCGACACAGTTGATGTGGGCGATCGAGCGCGACCGTCTGCCGCCGCCGGTGCGTGAAGCGGCGATCGCCGCGGCCGTGGCGCACGCCTCGCCGGCAGTGCGTGATCTGTTCGAGCACTTCCTGCCGGAAGAGCAACGGGTGAAACGGCTGGGCAATGCGATCGACCCGGCCGCCATTCTGGCGATGCCCGGCGACGCCTCCCGCGGCCGGACGCTGTTTTTTGAAACGACCGGCGTGAGCTGCAAAAGCTGTCATCGCATTGCAGGGCAGGGCGGTCAGGTCGGCCCCGACTTGACCCAGGTCGGCAAGCGTCTCACGGCGCCCAAAATCCTGGAGTCGCTGCTGGAGCCATCACGTGAGATCGACCCGAAGTTCGTCGCCTGGCTGGTCGAAACGTCCGACGGCAAGGTGCGGCAAGGCCTGCTCAAAGAGCGGACCGACGAGCGGATCGTGCTGATCGACAGCCAGGGAAAAGAGCTCGCCATCAACATCGCCGATACCGAGGTGATCGCCCCGCAGCAGAAATCGCTGATGCCCGACCTGCTGCTGAAAGACCTCACCGCCGAACAAGCCGCCGACCTGCTGGCGTACCTCAAATCGCTCCGCGACCCGACGCCATAG
- the fliG gene encoding flagellar motor switch protein FliG: MNSIRKAAILLMSLPQDQAAMLINKIDRKQVELVSIEIAKLGRLSSEEQESAILDFAAANPNSLGGEVGGIDFARALLDKALGNDATATIDSVRQSVEAVPFGFLKNVDPQNLQTFINDEHPQTIALILSHLPPAYGAEIIGGLPSERQLQVIRRIATMGQCSPEVIHEVEAGLEFRMASVMNEQFENAGGVPNVAEILNVTDRTTERTLLDNLAQEDPDLVEEIRRLMFVFEDITKIPDKDIQAVLKNVESSQWSMALKNASEELKRKILGNMSSRAADMLREEMEYLGAVRLSEVENTQQQIVDIVRRLEDMGELTLHSGDEDDQYVS, encoded by the coding sequence ATGAATTCGATACGAAAAGCCGCCATTCTGCTGATGAGCCTGCCCCAGGATCAGGCTGCCATGCTGATCAATAAAATTGATCGCAAGCAGGTGGAGCTGGTCTCGATCGAAATCGCCAAGCTGGGTCGCTTGAGCAGCGAAGAGCAGGAATCGGCCATCCTGGATTTTGCTGCGGCAAACCCCAACTCCCTGGGCGGCGAGGTCGGCGGCATCGACTTTGCGCGGGCCCTGCTGGACAAGGCGCTTGGCAACGACGCCACGGCCACCATCGACAGCGTGCGGCAATCGGTCGAAGCGGTGCCGTTCGGTTTTCTCAAGAACGTCGATCCGCAAAACCTGCAGACCTTCATCAACGACGAACACCCTCAGACGATCGCCCTGATCCTGTCGCACCTGCCGCCCGCCTATGGGGCGGAGATCATCGGCGGTCTGCCCTCGGAGCGGCAACTGCAGGTGATTCGCCGGATCGCCACCATGGGCCAGTGCAGCCCGGAAGTCATCCACGAGGTCGAAGCGGGCCTGGAGTTCCGTATGGCGAGCGTGATGAACGAACAGTTCGAAAACGCCGGCGGCGTGCCAAACGTGGCCGAAATCCTCAACGTGACCGACCGCACCACAGAACGCACGCTGCTGGACAATCTGGCCCAGGAAGACCCCGATCTGGTCGAAGAGATCCGCCGGCTGATGTTCGTCTTTGAGGACATCACCAAAATTCCCGACAAGGACATCCAGGCGGTGCTCAAAAACGTCGAGAGCTCCCAGTGGTCGATGGCCCTCAAAAACGCCAGCGAAGAGCTCAAGCGGAAAATCCTCGGCAACATGTCCAGTCGGGCCGCCGACATGCTCCGCGAAGAGATGGAATACCTGGGCGCCGTGCGGTTGTCCGAAGTGGAGAACACGCAGCAACAGATCGTCGACATCGTCCGCCGCCTGGAGGATATGGGCGAGCTTACGCTGCATAGCGGGGATGAGGATGATCAGTATGTGAGTTAG